The Saccharopolyspora gregorii genomic interval GGCGGCGCCGGCGATGGTGCCGGCTTCGAGGGCTTCGACGAGGTCGGGTTGGACGACGAGTTCGCCGCGTCCGACGTTGATCAGGCGTGCGGTGGGCCGGAACCGGGTGAGGGCGTCGGCGTCGATGAGCCCGTGGGTCTGCTCGGTCAGGGGTGCGGCGAGCACGACGTAGTCGTAGTCGCCGAGGACGTCGTGGAGCCGGTCGGAGGCGTGCACGGTGCCGAAGTCGGGGTCGCCGGTGCGGGCGACGCGTCCGGCGCCGTGCACGTGGAGTCCGGCGGCGGTGAGCCTGCCTGCGATGGCGCGTCCGATGGGGCCGGTGCCGACGACGAGGGCGGCCTTGCCCGTGATGCGTTCGGTTTCGCGGTGGCGCCATTCGCGGCGGTCTTGCAGGCGCACGCTGGTGTGCAGGTCCTTGGCGAAGGCGAGGACGGTGGCCAGGACGTATTCGGCCATGGGTGCGTCGAAGATGCCGCGGGAGTTGGTGAGGGCGACTTGGGAGTCGAGCAGGTCGGGGAACAGCAGCCGGTCGACGCCGGCGCTGGCGGCGTGGACCCAGCGCAGCGCGTCGGCGTGCGCCCAGGTGTCGGCGACGGCGTCGGAGCGGAAGTCCCACACGAACAGCACGTCGGCGCCGGGCAGTGCGGTGGCGAGCTCGTCCTCGGTGGTGGGGCGGAGTTCGGCGGCCGCGGCGATGCGGTCCATGGCCGGTGGCGGGTTGCCACCGTGGAGGACGACGACGGTGGGGGTGTGGTGGGTCATGACCTGCCTTCGCGGTCGTCGGGGTGGGGGTGCGCGTCGTCGCGGCGTTCCGGGCGATCGCGCCTGCCTGGCTGCCGATCATGGCCTGGAGTCGATCGTCGTCCGGGGATTGACACGCTAGGAAGCGCTCGTAGGATTGTCAACAATCCGCAGGTACCTCGCTGCGGGGCCGCCACCGGTCGGTGCGCGCGGCCCGCGGGGGAGGTCTTCGGCCCTGGGCAGGGCACGGCGTGACCGGTGGTGGTCGCGAGCCGAGACCGCGGAGACCGATTCCCATCTGCACGTCCCCCTCATGGAACGGAATTCACCATGCCCAGGTACCTGTCGATCACGTTGGAGAAGCGCGGTGTCTCGTGCGTGGCGGAGTTGCTGGACGCCGACGCGCCCCGAACCTGCGAGGCCGTGTGGCAGGCGTTGCCGCAGGCGGGCCCGGTGCACCACGCGAAGTACGCGCGCAACGAGATCTACACGATGGTCGAGCGCTTCGCCGCGCGGGAACCGGGTCAGGAGAACCCGACGGTGACGCCGATCCCCGGTGACCTCGTGTACTTCTCCTTCGACAGCGGGATGCTCGACCGCGGGTTCAAGGAGGAGAAGGACCTGCAGGAGCTGCCGGGGGTGATCGACCTGGCGATCTTCTACGGGCGCAACAACCTGCTGCTCAACGGGGACGTGGGCTGGGTGCCGGGCAACGTCTACGGCTCCATCGTGGAGGGCTTGGCGGAGTTCGCGGCGGCCTGCAACGACGTGTGGCGCGCGGGCAGCGTCGGGGAGCGGTTGCGCTACGAACGCCGCTCGGGCTGACGGGGGCCGGACCGATGCCACCGGAGGACCTGCTGGGCGGGCTGCCAGGTCCGGTGCCGCAGCGCGGGGTGGGCGTGGTCGCCCCGTTCGACCTGGCGATGGATCGCGAGTTGTGGCGGTGGACGCCGCCGGAGGTGTCGCTGTACCTGACGCGGACCGCGTTCGTGCCGGTGCCGATGACGGTGGAGATGGCGTCGTTGATCTCCGACGAGGCGGCGGTGCACGCCGCGACGCGCGACCTGCTGACCCCGGAGCCGGAGGTGGTGGCCTACGCGTGCGCGTCGGGCAGTTTCGTCGACGGTGCGGCCGGGGAGCGGAACCTGACCTCGGTGATGCGGGAGGCGGGTGCGCCCGCGGCGGTGACGACCTCGGGTGCGCTGGTGCAGGCGCTGGAGGTGCTCGGGGCGCGGCGGGTGGCGATCGCGACGCCGTACGTGGCGAACGTGACCGAGCGGCTGGTGGGGTTCCTCGGCGAGCACGGTGTCGAGGTGGTCACCAGCGTGGGGCTGGGCCTGCTGGGCCGGATCTGGCAGGTCGGGTACCGGCAGGTGGTGGACATCGTGCGCTCGGCGGACCGCCCGGACGCGGAGGCGATGTTCATCAGCTGCACGAACCTGCCGACCTACGACATCATCGGGCCGCTGGAGCAGGAGCTGGGCAAACCGGTGCTCACGGCGAACCAGGTGACGATGTGGGCGGCGCTGCGGTCGATGGGGTTGCCCGCGGTGGCCCCGCAGCAGCGGCTGGTGCGGGCCTGCGCCGCGCCGGCCGCCTGATCGGCGCCGCTGCGGCGTGTCGATCGAATTACGAAAGCGTTTCTGCCATGTCGGGCGGCCCCGAACCGTGCGGTAACATTGTCGACAATTGACCGCCGGTCCGGTGTCGTTCGCCCGTGGTCCCGTCGGGATCGCGGGGCGATCAAGGAGGGAGCTGCCGGTGTCGATCAC includes:
- a CDS encoding D-2-hydroxyacid dehydrogenase, which translates into the protein MTHHTPTVVVLHGGNPPPAMDRIAAAAELRPTTEDELATALPGADVLFVWDFRSDAVADTWAHADALRWVHAASAGVDRLLFPDLLDSQVALTNSRGIFDAPMAEYVLATVLAFAKDLHTSVRLQDRREWRHRETERITGKAALVVGTGPIGRAIAGRLTAAGLHVHGAGRVARTGDPDFGTVHASDRLHDVLGDYDYVVLAAPLTEQTHGLIDADALTRFRPTARLINVGRGELVVQPDLVEALEAGTIAGAALDVFDTEPLPSTSPLWEMPNVLISPHMSGDTIGWTTELVELFLDNLRSYAHGGELRNVVDKQRGYVSGTERNR
- a CDS encoding DUF3830 family protein — translated: MPRYLSITLEKRGVSCVAELLDADAPRTCEAVWQALPQAGPVHHAKYARNEIYTMVERFAAREPGQENPTVTPIPGDLVYFSFDSGMLDRGFKEEKDLQELPGVIDLAIFYGRNNLLLNGDVGWVPGNVYGSIVEGLAEFAAACNDVWRAGSVGERLRYERRSG
- a CDS encoding maleate cis-trans isomerase family protein, translating into MPPEDLLGGLPGPVPQRGVGVVAPFDLAMDRELWRWTPPEVSLYLTRTAFVPVPMTVEMASLISDEAAVHAATRDLLTPEPEVVAYACASGSFVDGAAGERNLTSVMREAGAPAAVTTSGALVQALEVLGARRVAIATPYVANVTERLVGFLGEHGVEVVTSVGLGLLGRIWQVGYRQVVDIVRSADRPDAEAMFISCTNLPTYDIIGPLEQELGKPVLTANQVTMWAALRSMGLPAVAPQQRLVRACAAPAA